The DNA window cagctaaaacagtaaaaaaaaaaaaaaagaaaccagaaaatattcatatacatgtaagaatctggaatcagagaattaagaacaatttcttaaaattactcaaaccgcttaatcgattatcaaaatagttggtgattaatttaaagcttcagtaggtaaCAATTTGTTTGGCATCAATGGGCAAAaatttagcatattgtaattcaagtgttctgagagaaaaatagacctctgcacctcctcatggctctgttttcaggctttaaaaaatctgactttgaccaatcacaggtaattttagagagagagagccttcctattggctgtgctccggctggtgggcggtgcttggtatttcctcaactgatctcaacatggctgccgggtcacaaactttctcattatacagataaacagtacactacaagatgtttacGAAACCATTTGAGGCGAGagataggcattacagtaacagaatattgattcatatttgatcagcgctgcctattttgaccgtttgatcggagtttgtgagtgactgacagctgctcagagacggcaggctccagctcagctctgattggttgttttcctccggtctgtgaaatcttgcagatgccgttaggagcaccggaggacacagaagctcatgatttttttcagattacctgtctcatgcactactgtcaggatatagtgaccgttttatataaataactttttttaaataatatttccttgattaatcgttgcagctctacttatCTTGTTACACTGCTGTGTAGATTTACTCTGAAAGACTAACATTGTTCCTTTCAGTCGACAAAAGAGAAGATTATCTATTCTAATGTTCTGGTCTACTCACCTGAACCTTCATCTGATGGTTTGCTTAGACTGGACGGAGCAACTATTCCAGTTGAATGTCATTATGAAAAGTAAGTCCTGTATGTTTTTGGCACCGTTTATGTTGATACTGTTGGAACCAGCTACTTGGatttagggctgggcgataaggccaaaatcttctatctcTATATAGGTAATTTCTTATCTCTAACGATATATAttacgatatagcatgttttctggtaaatcaataaaaaaatagtcgtggtaaagcctattttgtaTACTCCCAACTCCACTTGGATTTGTGTGTGATTTAATATTGCATTGGGCCTTCTTGGAcatttaaacagaaatgtatAACAGGCTGTCTGTTTTCAGGAGGTATGCTGTGGATGCCATCTCCCTGCATCCCACCTGGGTCCCTTCTGTGTCCAGGCTCTCGGCAGAGGATCAGATAGACTTAAATCTGCTGCTCATGACTGGTATTAAAGGATATCATTAATagagcatcttttttttattctcatgcATCTTCTGAACAGTGTGTTGCTACAGTTTTCATGATTAATGCTTCTCTTTCAAGATGCCTGTTGTACAACCAAATTTCAGTTCTTCAGTCCTTTTCATCTCCATAGATGATTGGCAGTTTGAGAGAGGATCTTATTCCtacttcctgggggaccccatTCTTCTTGAAGTTACTGCCATCGTCGGTAACCACATGCCCCTGCGAGTCTACGTTGATCACTGCGTTGCCACAGCAACTCCCGATGCAGAGGCTACATTAAGATATGACTTTATAGAGCATTACGGGTGAGCTCCACAACCAAATCTTAAAAACCTACCACCACAAGATTGTTAAAATCATCGTTCTactttttgtgattttattttgaacttAATTTGACTTCTCTTGCTGCCCTAACAGATGTCTTGCTGATGCGTACCTGACGAACTCTAGCTCCCGTTTTCTACCAAGAGTTGAAGAGCACAAGCTGAGGTTTCAGCTGGAGGCCTTCAGGTTCTACCGGGAGCCCAGCAATCAGGTTGGTTAATTTTCCTGTCTTTGGCATGCACTTTGGACAATACACCTTTTTTAATAGAGAAACACTGTAAGACTTGCATTGGTTAGATTATTCTGTTTAATATACATGAGAGGAGCTTGGTCGTATTTTACACTAAACTCTCTCCCACAGGTCTACATAACCTGCTACATGAAGGCTGTTCCAGTCGTGTTAAGTGTCAGCTCTCAAAACAGGGCTTGCTCTCTAATTGAGAACAGGTATTATACTGATGACTTAATAACTTAAATGCCATCTGAAAATGTTCTCCTGTGTGTAAAACATGGTATGAGGTGCAATGAATGATCTCACTAATTTCACACATGCGAGTTCCcttcattttgtaaattttctctttctccagaTGGAGGTCAGTTGATGGGAACGACCATGCATGTAGGAGCTGCGATCTCAACCATCGGGTTGAGGAACCTCCGGCCACAGAACCCCCTGAAACTACCATCAGCACCAAAGCACGGCCCTCCAAGACTTCACAGGAGAGTTTAGTCCAGAACATACCCGAACAACGCCCTGTTAATTATTTCCGCTTTCGTCCAGGAGTGCACCAGAGCCAACACAACAAACCCCAACAATCCTCTGCTGGGTTGAtgaagagaggagcagagcacaAAGCAGGTGAGTACAGCAGATATTGCATTTACTACATtcttattactttttttttattacttatttttgtcaacagtagatgtcacatagaagtagtgtacatcatctgaaagctggggacctgaagattaatttgagatgcactgtgtcaagttgttctagtcataaatcagaaataaacatgaattcattaattaaactgaattgtgaaagtgtagaAGGGCTTAGaatattatgatagaagtatatgatgtccattcccatgctctaatatgtctcataagttgttacagcaattttttgggttgataccatttggtgctaaattttaaaaaaaaatgaccactCGAGAACTGatacaaattataaataatcactccaaaatactacattatgacaccaagaccttgaggaacaccacagaaaaagccatgctgtgatttggtatctggaaactgctcagaaacccccttattgtcagtatacctaggaaagccatccatcatctgaaagcttTAGGTTtatagtttgtggctgtaaagtttcatgaggctgtgattatcctagaggtcaccactggtcattttatacagggaggtacagttttttaaaaatggactcactacaatgaaatggctactaatgggactaacatcatcacacatgaatacaattgggctcattgaatccacaagagtctcagctttacagtgatacccaatttatgtaattccaagactgtttagggatcccagtatgcaaaaatattcaaatacaccattttagaataggtgaaaataacacatttatactgcatgcaaaacaactgcatgttttttgccccaaactgcatgtgattatcataaagtgggcatgtcatagaacccattttcagtcacatatcttaaggtcaaaggtcaagggacccatttgaaaatcaccatgccagttttccctgcaactttggagcgttatttagccttcctcctagcatgacatggtttgtaAAATGGTGAACTCTAAATGATTGTTTTACAGAcctaatgtttttttaacaataggcgtatatacagtatgtatttagtTTGAAAGCacaaaagatttttaaaaattgaaGGTTGAATTCAGATATAACATTTGAATAGATCTGTTTATTAATGTCCAATTTAACTATTAGTGCAACTAAAAAAgacattgacattttttaataatttgtatttacaGAGCGAACTATCCAGCTGGGACCCGTTACCATCCTGCCATCCAGCAATGTTGAAACAAGGCCATCCGATTCCAAAACAGTACTTTCGCCAAAGAACAGGAGCACCCGAGATTCAGGATAGCACAGTGGAGACTGAggataaaacaaaacagatttcaTCGCTGCCTTGTACAggacaaaaacattttggacacaaccCCTGTGAATGCAGAGGTCAAGCTCATCATTCGAAATACCATCTCACCTGAAACTAAGTTTTTACTGTGAACTTTACTCTGCAATGTGAAAGTATTTACACATTTCCAGAACAGTATTTTTCTGTACAAATGACAAACCTTTATTTTCTCCAATAaatattttgctttttgcaTTTTCACCTGCtctacacaaaaacacacgagCCTTACAATTATCACAATTATTTGATACCTAATCTTTACAAAATCCAGCATCCTGTAGTTCTCAGCAAAACAATTTAATTAGCATCGAGTTTCAAGCACTCAAACTCATGGGGCCCCGAGCAGCGGAAGAGGATGTTGAAAGGATGTGTTGTTTGTGCATTTtaccacaaatacacacacgatGCATCCTCTTGACATCCACTGTAGAGATTCATCTAACATAATACCAGCTATTTTGATCAGAGGAGATAAGCGGGCctatgtttattgggttttcttattttcagaaacacaataaaaaaaaaaacaacaaacactggtacagctcagataaaaaaaaaatgtatataggaggtcataggaaatagtccatagtgcagggaagtcacaggatatacgagttcatgttcaagagactccttgtgagataatggaAGAGAGATCAGGCccaatataattcagatagggCTGCCAAATATTGTGGAACTGATCTACTTTGGCATGTAGAATATTTGTAAGATATTCCAAAGGGACCATCTCAAATATCACTTTACGCCAGCCTTGAACAGAGGGTTTCTTATTACTGATCCACTttagtaatatattttttctagcagcaaatgtaagaatgttaTATAACCTTTTGTTGGCTGCAGTAGTTATATTTGTACTTGGGATTCCTAAAATCATCATCACTTCTGGGATTTATGACACGACCAAAGGCAATGGGTTAAGGTACCTATTTCGGTTTTACAtttgagacacagaggagaaagtgAGGAATCAAAAAAATGCCTGCGATTAGGGGATATATGTATTCTATGTATAATTTTAAATTGGATTGCTTTTGTCCGGGTACAGATGGATATCTTTTTGGCCCAGTGGGCGTGTTGAGCTGAGCTCTGTCCCTGGTCCTGAAACATCAACAGTGGCTTCTGCATATACAGTCtgcttattttaatgttttaatgtcccCTCCCACCTAAACTATTCATCTCATACACtctaaacaattgctgttaatttacagcaggatttcaacagtattaacctgttattgctaaaaacagtgctttactgttaatacaaaagaaaacatgttaaattacgctcataggtcgttttttaactgaactataatgcattcttaaaaaacatcactttactgctgatcagctgtctaaagtatcatcagtaacagtttcatgcagtattttttaaattctgggacctgatctgcacatgtgaggcttgtacattgtacatgattgtaaaatcagtgaattagctttattgttcttcactcacatgttgttatggtttacattctgtgcttgtagccagctagagacagacattttgggaaaagtgtcaacaagtctattatagcctttttccacTAACAAGTGgctttaattatatttagtgtgactattcctatgtctgtaacctgctaagtccattcatctaggcaaaaaataatgtttattaaaatgtatgtaaaaaatacaacctaaatagtgcgttaaaacaaatcagtaagataaaagaaaggtgaaaaacagctatataatgtatctttaaacagtaaattaactgtcaaatactgtgaaattaataaagttcaaactgtatttttcattaacagtacaaagctgtaaatttcagcgacagtataataatgttaattttacagtaacataaaggcaaccctgctgccatcaggtctttaatgttattttactgggaaagtctTAACAGTGCAGGTTCTTTTCTCAGTGCTTTCGACACGACAGGTCGATGTCCTGGGCGCCTGTTTACTTACATCCAATAAATaagccattgtgtgtgtgtgtgtgtgtgtgtgtgtgtgtgtgtgtgtaggactgTGTTTGCTGGACGGCACCCGCTAAGTGCATAATAAATCAAGGGCACATTGAAGTACACTTAGGAGTTAATTTTCAAGCTTATTATCATATTCTGTTGTTGCAGAGGAGGCATTCAACTGCCTGAGTAGCTGAATACTGGGTGCTGACTATTGAACATCTGGACatattggggtttttttttagttCGTTTTTCAGTATTTGTCTCTGGGCATGTTGGTGATGGTTTCAGCATCTTTAAGTGAATCATCTCACTGGATCATTTCTCTCCTCTGAACACAACAAGGATGCTTCTCTACAAAAAATGCCAAGCACTGACCTGGTTTGCTGTTTGCTTTCTTGCTCGCACAGTTGTTTATTGCATCCGAAGATGCGGACAAGACATCTGTCGAGATGAGCAGGTGTGCTGCTTGCAGGGAAACAACGCCACCGTCGTCACCTGTTGCAAGCAGTTCGGAGACAAGACTTACTACAACATCGCCATGGTCACCAGGAAACTTTCCGGGGTGCTCATCATGCTGCTTCTCTTCGCTGTGGGATACTTTGTTCAGAGGATGTTGTGCTCCAGATCCAGGCAGCTCACCACACAGCCACACGGCGTTGGACACCCGACTGGTACCACATCCCAGGAGCCGCTGATGGAGAGCAGCACACCGGACAGCCTGATGTGTCCAGCtgttccagctgctgctgctgctgttgatgctCAGCTGCCTTCATACGAGGAATGCAAAAGGCTGCCCACATATGAAGAGACGATGAGGGATGGGAGCAGAGGATGGCCGGAGTCCAACGTGGGACAAGCTACATGACAAGGACATCATGGATACATTATGGAGTTTCGCTATAGATTCGACattttaacattatattcatTATGATGGACATTTTccgaaacacacaaacagaccgCCCATGCAGGATGTTGTCTGGTATTTCCTCTGCAGCAGCTTCCACTGGGTGCCTCTGTGGAAGAGGCAtatgtacactgtaaaaaaaaaaaaaaaaggtgtaaaataAAGGAAATTTTCCAggcagcaggggcgccagaaaatgtctgttaaaaaaactgaaaaatactgtccgttaattaacataaataaactgtaaaaaaaaaaaacacagtaattatctttatataattagcctttattactgtaatattacaagaaataatttacttttaacatatatttattgttagaatagtcatacaccgtaaatctaagaccatttacgtataaatcacaaatgaaacttgtacttttacgttgcaaaagcccaaatttacattaactctcagaagttttgcaaaaaaaaaaatctgtatttttacaagaaatatttttagaattccatgaaatccttttcttttaacataaattaattgttaaaatagagtcattaacatctaaaaaacagaataattatctttaaaaatgatcaagaaaagcttaatgcagataattacgattgtgattacaaaaaatactgtaaatataagaccatttacatataaatcacaaatgaaacatgtcatttttacattttttttctgtcattttgaaatacagataaaaaatgtaaaatgtcttggaaaaaaaatgttaaaaaaatgtttttgttttacagtgtACATGCCATACAGAACATCATGGATATACATTAGGGTTTCACTATAGATTCATTATAATGGACATTTCTGAAACACATAAACAGACCGTCCATGCAGGATGTTGTCTGGTGTTTCCTCTGCAGCAGCCTccactgtgtgtctctgctgtgAAAGACACATACATGACATTACCTACTGCTATACTGGCACAAcgattgtattattattaattgcaTTTGTTCCTGAGGAATGCATCAGTTCAAAGTCTGCTTCATTTTCTTATAAGGCACGTTTTATTAATGGCTTTGCTAATGTTAATACATCAtctataataatgcattaaatcAGTAATAAACCGTTAATAAGAGAATATGTGAGGTTGCCATGTCGTGAAAAATCCCTTTGGAcactttttgctttttaattcaTCACGAATTAGCCTATCTTATATATGACATTACAAATATTAACTTCATCAACATTTAccactagggctgggcaatacgatgagatatatactatatatagtcAAAACGTTATAAAAATatctatcgtatatatttttctatctaATTtctatatatcattatatatataaatataggctaagactattattattattccttttttctctATGATTTCACTTAAAATTGTTATGTTAAAGTTCttcaaatgagaaaataatgttctacttttcatttgtcatgaTTTAATTCACAAAagaatatacaaaaataggctttaccatgtggttatttcatattgaattaccagaaaacatgctatatcgtgatatttaTCGTTATGGAGGTATTAAATGACCTGTATCGTGATGATTTTGGCCATATTACCCAGCCTACCACTTAAGACTGGATGGGTGATTGTAAAAATGATTTATCAACATTTATAAATGCATTAATACACCagccaaagtttttttttttcacaactgCAGCAGTCTCTATATCACCAAACTCTACATGCACTGTCTTTGTTATCTCGCTGATATTGATGTATCAGTGAGATGCTTTATGATAGGATAGTTGTGTAAATGGCTCAGTGAGATAATCGAACTCTGTTTAATAATTGAAAGAAGACATGCTGCACATTTCTTTGTGGTGGTTCTACTGCACCGTAATGGACTTCATGGTATCTTGTGTTTCCTGTCGTATCCATCATAAGAGGTAACCTGATATTTTAACTCACTCTAAAGTAGCTTGTAATATACTGTTGTTCCAACTGTGATATAAAAGAAAAGATCTGATCTctttaaatatgatttattgTTGGTATAAAGGAGTTTAGATTTACaaacatatttcaaaataagtttTTCACATTGTCAATGGtttgaaaataacacattttatataaatacatcttaaagctgcagtgggtagaaatggagcaaatatgattttataaagttgtttttataaaacggtcactatatcctgacagtagtgcatgagacaagtaatctgaaaaaaaatcatgtgtctcggtgtcctccggtgctcctaatggcatctgcaagatttcacagaccggaggaaaacaaccaatcagagccgagctggagcctgccgtctctgagcagctgtcaatgattcgcaaactccgatcaaacggtcaaactaggcagcgctgatcaaatatgaatcaatattatgttactgtaaggcctatttctctcttcaaatgttttccgaaacatcttgtagtttacattttttttaattctctgattccagcttcttacatgtgaatattttctggtttctttactcctctatgacagtaaactgaatatctttgagttgtggataaaacaagacatttgaggacgtcatcttgggtcaTCTTggcatttttctgacattgtatagaccaaacaaccaaatcgattaatcgagaaattAATCCACAGATtgatcgacaatgaaaataatcgttagttgcagccctaaagatAAGATTTTAACCCTAAACCCAGTCACTGAACACAGACTTTCTACAAGTCCGCTTGAGCTGCATGATCCCCTTAAAAAGATATTAAGCTTACTGAGAGTTTAGTCCCACAATCCCTCAGGTGGGCCTGGATGGTGAATTCCGCTTCTCCTGATGGGACTgctgaatcaatattctgtaactgtaatgtctttttctctcctcaaatgttttcagaaacatcttgtagtgtactgtttagctgtaaaatgagaaagtttgtgaccaggcagccatgttgagatcagttgaggaaataccaagcaccgcccagcagctagaacacagccaataggaacgctctct is part of the Sebastes umbrosus isolate fSebUmb1 chromosome 12, fSebUmb1.pri, whole genome shotgun sequence genome and encodes:
- the LOC119497932 gene encoding zona pellucida sperm-binding protein 3-like, whose amino-acid sequence is MDCNLQITSSCWIIIVLISLSTLTESRSRTHGDIQQPQVTAGKQQQQQSPVLAARPRPVVVHCHPDSMRVVVQADMFETGLQVDGRHLRLGEGSSCAAVPSGEAEFTIQTHLRDCGTKLSSTKEKIIYSNVLVYSPEPSSDGLLRLDGATIPVECHYEKRYAVDAISLHPTWVPSVSRLSAEDQIDLNLLLMTDDWQFERGSYSYFLGDPILLEVTAIVGNHMPLRVYVDHCVATATPDAEATLRYDFIEHYGCLADAYLTNSSSRFLPRVEEHKLRFQLEAFRFYREPSNQVYITCYMKAVPVVLSVSSQNRACSLIENRWRSVDGNDHACRSCDLNHRVEEPPATEPPETTISTKARPSKTSQESLVQNIPEQRPVNYFRFRPGVHQSQHNKPQQSSAGLMKRGAEHKAERTIQLGPVTILPSSNVETRPSDSKTVLSPKNRSTRDSG